Proteins found in one Neomonachus schauinslandi chromosome 1, ASM220157v2, whole genome shotgun sequence genomic segment:
- the CCDC124 gene encoding coiled-coil domain-containing protein 124, producing the protein MPKKFQGENTKSAAARARRAEAKAAADARKQKELEDAYWKDEDKHVMRKEQRKEEKEKRRLEQLERKKETQRLLEEEDSKLKGGKAPRVAVPNKVTRAQIEETLRRDHQHKEAPDTAEKAKSHLEVPLEENVNRRVLEEGSVEARTIEDAIAVLSVADEAADRHPERRMRAAFTAFEEAQLPRLKQENPNMRLSQLKQLLKKEWLRSPDNPMNQRAVPFNAPK; encoded by the exons ATGCCCAAGAAGTTCCAGGGTGAGAACACCAAGTCGGCAGCGGCCCGGGCACGGAGGGCTGAGGCCAAGGCAGCAGCTGATGCCAGGAAGCAGAAGGAGCTGGAGGATGCCTACTGGAAGGATGAGGACAAACACGTCATGAGGAAGGAACAGCGCAAG gaggagaaggagaagcggcgCCTGGAGCAGCTGGAGCGCAAGAAGGAGACCCAGCGtctgctggaggaggaggactCCAAGCTCAAGGGCGGCAAGGCCCCCCGCGTGGCTGTGCCCAACAAGGTCACCCGGGCCCAGATTGAGGAGACGCTCCGCCGAGACCACCAGCACAAAGAAGCCCCGGACACAG ccgaGAAAGCCAAGAGCCACTTGGAGGTGCCGTTGGAGGAGAATGTGAACCGCCGCGTGCTGGAGGAGGGCAGCGTGGAAGCGCGCACCATTGAGGATGCCATCGCGGTGCTCAG CGTGGCAGACGAGGCTGCGGACCGGCACCCAGAGCGCCGCATGCGGGCGGCCTTCACTGCCTTTGAGGAGGCGCAGCTGCCGCGGCTCAAGCAAGAAAACCCCAATATGCGGCTGTCGCAGCTGAAGCAGCTGCTCAAGAAGGAGTGGTTGCGGTCGCCAGACAACCCCATGAACCAGCGGGCCGTGCCCTTCAATGCCCCCAAGTGA